In the Kaistella sp. 97-N-M2 genome, one interval contains:
- a CDS encoding CusA/CzcA family heavy metal efflux RND transporter: protein MLNKIIEFSINNKLVIGIFTIALIIWGVMSLRTLPIDAVPDITNNQVQVITLSPSLATQEIEQFISYPIEQTMSTIPEIQEVRSISRFGLSVVTIIFHDDIDIYWARQQVSERLPEAKSSIPAGLGNPEMAPVSTGLGEIYQYTVHAKPGFEDKYDATKLRTIQDWIIRKQLLGTPGIAEVNSFGGFLKQYEIALNINQLRSYNLSISDVFTALEKNNQNTGGSYIDKKPNAYFIRSQGLITSLGDIERIVVKNSESGLPITIRDVAKVQFGTATRYGALTRNDKEAVGGIVMLLKDNNASEVVGRVKDKIDQIRKTLPDGVEIEPFLDRSEFVDRAMSTVQKNLIEGALIVILVLVLFLGNIRSGLIVASVIPLAMLFAVALMKVFGVSGNLMSLGAIDFGLIVDGAVIIVEATMHHMRKLKTGKISQAEMDIQVSGSAKKMMNSAAFGQLIILIVYLPILALVGIEGKMFRPMAQTVSFAIFGALILSLTYVPMISSLLLSKNISHKKNFSDKMMEKFQRVYDPLINGALRFKKTVLIVAIALLGLSAVIFSSLGGEFLPTLEEGDFAVETRLLVGSSLEQTVEKIEQASSLLMKTYPEVKEVVGKIGASEIPTDPMPIEATDITILLKPKKDWTSADTREELAEKMQKTLEQVPGVTFGFSQPIQLRTNELISGVRQDVGIKIFGDDLETLSDLAKKIGGLIPSIDGAEDLYIEQVSGLPQISIKLNRDNIARYGLNVEEINNAINTAFAGGVAGTVFEGEKRFDLVVRLEQGERQSIEDVKRLFVTASNGNQVPLEQVAEVSYQLAPNQIQREDAKRRIIVGFNVRGRDIASVVKDVQAKIDEKVKMPTGYFITYGGQFKNLEEANKRLSIAVPVALGLILLLLYFAFGSLKYSLLIFTAIPMSAIGGIFALWLRGLPFSISAGVGFIALFGVAVLNGIVLITEFNQLKKQGMKDIKQRILAGTAIRLRPVLMTATVASLGFLPMALATGAGGEVQKPLATVVIGGLFTATFLTLVLLPVLYSYVENIKPSRRKLKNTKIAGSATIILLFLLSGFNNGVKGQITTNSSSSLGTIDLNSAISASLESNPNTRVAKLGEEYQSALKGSVRDYGKTNINLTFGQYNSLIAYDNNITISQNIPNPVYLKRLTELADANINASKMQAGIYKNQITYQVKSIYYSLLYRKEQRTLNEELIALYEKILRAADIRFQTGETNILEKYNANTRLQEAISQKLQTEEYIKIHLEQLKRYTGNQTIEDIMETTLIEKFLDVSPQSAIFNNNPDLLALKSQIEVAKEEIRVEKSRLLPDFSVGYFNQSLVGNFEKNGVSKFYGVGKRFQGVELGISIPIFAKAQKAKIKAAEINQQIQEAKVDAFSFSLSQRGSTLLSDLKRLQIQINFYRETALPQAKLLITKSQRAFEVGEMDYYQVSQSINNAVEVQKQYIESLNQYNQTAIELELISGL, encoded by the coding sequence ATGCTAAATAAAATCATTGAATTCTCCATCAATAATAAATTGGTGATCGGAATTTTCACTATTGCGCTCATTATTTGGGGCGTCATGTCCCTTCGAACCCTTCCTATAGATGCCGTACCAGATATTACAAATAATCAGGTACAGGTAATAACATTAAGTCCATCACTGGCAACACAGGAAATAGAACAGTTTATTTCTTATCCTATAGAACAGACAATGTCTACTATTCCTGAAATTCAGGAAGTGCGATCTATTTCCCGCTTTGGTTTATCTGTTGTAACCATTATTTTTCATGATGACATAGATATTTACTGGGCACGCCAGCAAGTCTCTGAACGGCTTCCTGAAGCAAAAAGTTCCATTCCTGCAGGACTTGGTAATCCTGAAATGGCACCGGTTTCTACTGGTTTAGGTGAAATTTACCAATATACGGTTCATGCTAAACCCGGCTTTGAGGATAAATACGATGCTACAAAACTGCGAACCATACAAGACTGGATTATTCGAAAACAATTATTGGGTACGCCTGGAATTGCGGAAGTAAATAGTTTCGGAGGTTTTTTGAAACAGTATGAAATTGCACTAAATATTAATCAATTACGGAGTTACAATTTATCTATTTCGGATGTTTTCACAGCATTGGAAAAAAATAATCAGAATACCGGTGGTTCATATATTGATAAAAAACCCAATGCCTATTTTATCAGAAGCCAGGGCTTGATCACAAGTCTTGGAGATATTGAAAGGATTGTAGTTAAAAATTCGGAGAGTGGTCTGCCTATTACCATCAGAGATGTTGCAAAAGTTCAGTTTGGGACTGCTACCCGATACGGTGCACTTACCAGAAATGACAAAGAAGCGGTCGGCGGAATTGTAATGCTATTAAAAGATAATAATGCTTCTGAAGTAGTTGGACGAGTAAAGGATAAAATAGACCAAATACGGAAAACTTTACCTGACGGTGTAGAGATAGAACCCTTTCTGGACAGAAGTGAATTTGTAGACAGAGCCATGAGTACGGTGCAAAAAAACTTAATAGAAGGGGCGTTAATTGTAATATTGGTTTTAGTTCTTTTTCTCGGGAATATTCGTTCAGGCTTAATTGTGGCTTCGGTTATACCTTTAGCAATGCTATTTGCCGTAGCATTGATGAAAGTTTTTGGCGTATCTGGAAACTTGATGAGTCTTGGGGCGATCGATTTTGGACTTATTGTGGATGGTGCTGTAATTATCGTGGAAGCAACCATGCACCACATGAGGAAGTTGAAAACAGGAAAAATTTCGCAGGCAGAAATGGATATTCAGGTTTCCGGTTCTGCAAAAAAAATGATGAACTCCGCTGCGTTTGGTCAACTTATTATTTTAATTGTCTATTTACCAATATTGGCTTTGGTAGGAATTGAAGGCAAAATGTTTCGCCCGATGGCACAAACGGTTTCTTTTGCAATATTTGGAGCATTAATTCTTTCGCTTACTTATGTACCGATGATCAGTTCACTTCTATTGAGTAAAAATATTAGTCATAAAAAGAACTTTTCTGATAAAATGATGGAAAAATTTCAGCGCGTTTATGATCCGTTGATTAATGGTGCACTGCGATTTAAAAAAACTGTCTTGATTGTTGCAATTGCGCTTCTCGGATTGTCAGCAGTTATCTTCAGTTCTCTTGGAGGTGAATTTCTACCAACGCTGGAGGAAGGAGATTTTGCTGTAGAAACAAGATTATTGGTAGGAAGTTCGCTGGAGCAGACCGTTGAAAAAATAGAGCAGGCATCAAGTTTATTAATGAAAACTTATCCGGAAGTGAAGGAAGTTGTGGGCAAGATTGGAGCATCCGAGATTCCTACAGATCCAATGCCGATAGAAGCCACAGATATAACGATATTATTAAAACCTAAAAAAGACTGGACGAGTGCAGATACCCGGGAAGAATTAGCGGAGAAAATGCAGAAAACTTTAGAACAGGTTCCGGGAGTTACGTTCGGTTTTTCGCAACCTATACAATTACGGACCAACGAATTAATTTCTGGTGTACGACAGGATGTAGGTATCAAAATTTTTGGCGATGATTTAGAAACGCTTTCAGATTTAGCGAAGAAAATAGGTGGATTAATTCCCTCAATAGATGGTGCAGAAGATTTATATATAGAACAGGTGAGTGGTCTACCGCAAATTTCAATCAAATTGAACCGGGATAATATCGCGCGATATGGGTTAAATGTTGAAGAAATAAATAACGCTATTAACACTGCATTTGCTGGTGGTGTTGCCGGAACGGTATTCGAAGGAGAAAAACGTTTTGATCTGGTAGTTCGGTTAGAACAAGGAGAACGCCAAAGTATTGAAGATGTAAAAAGGCTCTTTGTTACTGCCAGTAATGGAAACCAGGTTCCGTTGGAGCAGGTTGCAGAAGTAAGTTATCAATTGGCACCTAACCAAATACAGCGTGAAGATGCCAAAAGAAGAATTATTGTTGGCTTTAATGTTCGGGGTAGAGATATTGCCTCTGTAGTAAAAGACGTTCAGGCAAAAATTGACGAAAAAGTAAAAATGCCGACCGGCTATTTTATAACTTATGGTGGCCAATTTAAAAATTTGGAAGAAGCCAACAAAAGACTGTCTATAGCCGTACCGGTTGCATTGGGATTAATTCTTTTGCTGCTCTATTTTGCGTTTGGTTCCTTAAAATACTCACTACTAATTTTCACCGCAATCCCGATGTCTGCCATAGGTGGAATATTTGCCCTTTGGTTAAGAGGTTTACCTTTTAGTATTTCGGCTGGTGTAGGCTTTATTGCTTTGTTTGGTGTGGCTGTTTTAAATGGAATCGTATTAATAACAGAGTTTAATCAACTTAAAAAACAAGGAATGAAAGATATTAAGCAAAGAATTCTCGCAGGTACTGCTATAAGATTAAGACCGGTTTTAATGACTGCTACCGTTGCATCATTAGGATTTTTACCTATGGCATTGGCAACCGGAGCAGGAGGAGAAGTACAAAAACCATTAGCAACAGTTGTTATAGGTGGTTTGTTCACCGCAACATTTCTTACACTTGTACTTTTGCCGGTACTTTACTCTTATGTGGAGAATATAAAACCTTCCCGACGTAAGTTGAAAAATACAAAAATTGCAGGATCAGCAACGATTATTCTTTTGTTTTTACTCTCAGGTTTTAATAATGGAGTTAAAGGTCAAATTACGACAAATTCATCTTCATCTTTAGGGACGATAGATTTGAATTCAGCAATTTCTGCTTCCCTGGAATCCAATCCAAACACAAGGGTTGCAAAATTAGGAGAGGAATACCAGTCTGCATTAAAAGGTTCTGTGAGAGATTATGGCAAAACAAATATCAATCTCACTTTTGGTCAATATAACAGTCTTATTGCTTATGATAATAATATTACCATAAGCCAAAATATTCCGAATCCGGTTTATTTGAAAAGATTAACAGAACTGGCAGACGCCAACATAAACGCGTCCAAAATGCAGGCAGGAATTTATAAAAATCAGATCACTTATCAGGTAAAAAGTATTTATTATAGTTTACTCTACAGAAAAGAACAAAGAACATTAAATGAGGAATTAATCGCGCTTTATGAGAAAATACTTCGTGCTGCCGACATAAGATTTCAGACTGGTGAAACAAATATTTTAGAAAAATACAATGCCAATACCAGATTGCAGGAAGCGATTTCTCAAAAATTGCAGACGGAAGAATATATAAAAATTCATCTGGAGCAATTGAAAAGGTATACCGGAAATCAAACCATCGAAGATATTATGGAAACAACGCTTATCGAAAAGTTTTTAGATGTATCACCACAGAGCGCAATTTTTAATAATAATCCAGACTTGCTTGCTTTGAAAAGCCAGATAGAAGTCGCTAAAGAAGAAATCAGAGTTGAAAAAAGCAGGTTACTTCCCGATTTTAGCGTCGGTTATTTTAACCAATCGTTGGTAGGTAATTTCGAGAAAAATGGAGTTTCGAAGTTTTACGGAGTAGGAAAAAGATTTCAGGGTGTAGAATTGGGAATTAGCATACCCATTTTTGCAAAAGCGCAAAAAGCAAAAATCAAAGCCGCAGAAATTAACCAGCAAATACAGGAAGCAAAAGTAGATGCATTTTCTTTCAGTCTTTCTCAACGGGGTTCTACACTGCTTTCGGACCTAAAACGGTTGCAAATCCAGATCAATTTTTATAGGGAAACAGCATTGCCACAGGCAAAGTTGCTTATTACAAAATCACAGCGTGCCTTTGAGGTTGGAGAAATGGATTATTACCAGGTTAGTCAATCCATAAACAACGCCGTGGAAGTCCAAAAACAATACATCGAAAGTTTAAATCAATATAATCAAACAGCCATCGAACTGGAATTAATTTCTGGTTTATAA
- a CDS encoding efflux RND transporter periplasmic adaptor subunit, producing the protein MSKSKYLYIIVLSFMLSACNSDKKEETAVTANVEVPHDANSVEFSEAQYKSVGMELGNITNTNLSNYIKASGAIEVPPQNLTSITSSFGGHVKSMNIIEGKYIGKGTVVATIENPEFLQIQQDYMESNSQMSYLRQDLTRQKELVKENIAARKSLQRAQSEYNSMSARVAGLRARLQVANINPASVARGNISSRANIYAPQSGYVTKVYTNIGKYVGTNEVVADIANTGNMMVKVQVFEKDVAKIKVGQIIRFQATGDAEEKTAKVYLIGKDIHGDRTVDVLARIQNVSQNLLPGMFVNAIIELGSVETPALPDAAIVGSGGKNFIFILEKTLEKTKDKDGKEKEKQYIFRKVEVQTGVSENGFTAVTLPAKFNESDKVVLKGAYDLLSKMNNMEEEE; encoded by the coding sequence ATGAGTAAATCAAAATATTTATATATCATCGTCTTAAGTTTTATGTTGTCAGCCTGTAATTCCGATAAAAAGGAAGAAACAGCAGTCACGGCAAATGTAGAAGTTCCGCACGATGCAAACAGCGTAGAATTTAGTGAAGCGCAGTACAAAAGTGTGGGAATGGAATTGGGAAATATAACCAATACTAATCTTTCCAATTATATCAAAGCCTCTGGAGCTATTGAAGTTCCACCGCAAAATCTGACCAGTATCACCTCTTCTTTTGGAGGTCATGTAAAATCCATGAACATAATCGAAGGAAAATATATTGGAAAAGGAACCGTGGTGGCAACGATAGAAAATCCTGAATTTCTACAGATACAGCAGGATTACATGGAAAGCAATAGTCAGATGTCTTATTTAAGACAGGATCTTACACGCCAAAAAGAACTGGTAAAAGAAAATATTGCAGCCAGAAAATCTTTACAGCGGGCGCAAAGTGAGTATAATAGTATGTCTGCACGAGTTGCCGGATTACGGGCAAGACTTCAGGTTGCGAACATCAATCCTGCTTCTGTTGCAAGAGGTAACATATCTTCGCGCGCCAACATTTATGCACCACAAAGCGGATACGTAACAAAAGTATATACCAATATTGGAAAATATGTTGGAACTAATGAGGTTGTCGCAGATATTGCAAATACAGGTAATATGATGGTAAAAGTGCAGGTTTTTGAAAAAGATGTTGCAAAAATAAAAGTTGGTCAAATTATTCGATTTCAGGCTACTGGTGACGCCGAGGAAAAAACTGCTAAAGTTTATCTGATAGGGAAAGATATACACGGAGACAGAACTGTAGATGTTTTGGCAAGAATTCAGAATGTATCTCAAAATCTGTTGCCGGGAATGTTTGTAAATGCTATCATAGAACTTGGATCTGTGGAAACACCAGCATTGCCAGATGCGGCAATTGTAGGTTCCGGAGGTAAGAATTTTATTTTTATTTTAGAAAAAACTTTAGAAAAAACTAAAGATAAAGATGGGAAGGAAAAAGAAAAACAATATATCTTTAGGAAGGTAGAAGTGCAAACCGGTGTAAGCGAAAATGGTTTTACTGCGGTTACTTTGCCTGCAAAATTTAATGAATCCGATAAAGTAGTTTTAAAAGGGGCATATGACCTGCTTTCTAAAATGAATAATATGGAGGAAGAGGAGTAA
- a CDS encoding ZIP family metal transporter produces MISIYLYALIPVVSILLGGITGLFKKPNAGFRSSVLHFAGGVVFSVVAVELLPDIIKNHRPIEVGIGFGLGIATMLAVKYFSEKFQKNAEKSAVKNSLPMGLLVALAIDLLIDGVLLGVGFAAGSTEGILLSIALALEIFSLGLAVVLACMDLNFSKQKSLTILLVLGACFFVGAVLGITLLAGLSQEWLELVLSFGLAALLFLVTEELLKEAHEEKETLLQTSMFFVGFLIFLLVGMVV; encoded by the coding sequence ATGATTTCAATTTATTTATACGCCTTAATTCCAGTTGTTTCCATTTTATTGGGCGGGATTACCGGATTATTTAAAAAACCAAACGCGGGTTTTCGGAGTTCTGTGTTGCATTTTGCGGGCGGAGTGGTTTTTTCAGTTGTTGCAGTGGAACTTCTGCCGGATATTATTAAAAATCACAGGCCTATTGAAGTGGGAATTGGTTTCGGACTGGGCATCGCGACGATGTTGGCTGTAAAATATTTTTCAGAAAAATTTCAAAAAAACGCTGAAAAATCGGCAGTAAAAAATTCTTTGCCGATGGGACTTCTGGTGGCATTGGCCATCGATTTACTAATAGATGGCGTGCTTCTCGGCGTTGGTTTTGCGGCTGGAAGCACCGAAGGAATTCTGCTTTCCATCGCTTTGGCTCTCGAAATTTTTTCTCTGGGATTAGCAGTAGTTTTGGCTTGTATGGATTTAAATTTTTCAAAACAAAAAAGCCTGACTATTTTATTAGTTTTGGGTGCCTGCTTCTTTGTCGGAGCCGTTTTAGGAATTACATTATTAGCAGGATTATCACAGGAATGGCTGGAATTGGTGCTGTCTTTCGGTCTCGCTGCTTTATTATTTTTGGTAACTGAAGAATTATTGAAAGAAGCGCACGAAGAAAAAGAAACACTTTTGCAGACGAGTATGTTTTTTGTAGGATTTTTAATATTTCTACTGGTAGGAATGGTAGTTTAA
- a CDS encoding heavy metal translocating P-type ATPase produces the protein MAKKKLNLRDIGTEKHAGEHSHDAGHNHDNTDKTTLQMFLPAIISFTLLIIAIALDNWITQNWFNGWVRIAWYVAAYIPVGLPVLRDAFDSIRKSDFFSEFFLMSIATIGAFAIGEFPEGVAVMLFYAVGEVFQTLAVQRAKTNIKTLLDQRPDEVTVVKDNQSTTVKAESVEIGDIIQLKSGEKLGLDGELLSEKGSFNTAALTGESKPDSKEKGEIVLAGMINLNTVVQVKVTTAYKDSKLSKILELVQNATSQKAPTELFIRKFAKIYTPIVVLLAILITIIPFFFVQDYTFSKWLYRALVFLVISCPCALVISIPLGYFGGIGAASKNGILFKGSNFLDVIATIKNVVIDKTGTMTEGVFKVQEVIIHPDFDEKTILAMVNKLESQSTHPVATAIHNFVGELDSKIALENVEEISGHGLKANVNGKELLVGNFKLLDKFSIKYDLDPSSIVYTTIAIAYDNKFAGYLTIADSIKEDAQEAVTKLHNLNVKVTMLSGDKTNVVELVAKELGIDTAFGDLLPEDKVEKLKAIKSKGESVAFVGDGVNDAPVVALSDVGIAMGGLGSDATIETADVVIQDDKPSKIAMAINIGKQTKKIVWQNIILAFAVKAVVLVLGAGGLATMWEAVFADVGVALLAILNAVRIQRMKF, from the coding sequence ATGGCAAAAAAGAAATTAAACTTAAGGGATATTGGAACGGAAAAACATGCCGGAGAGCATTCCCACGATGCTGGACATAATCACGATAATACGGACAAAACAACGTTACAAATGTTTTTGCCCGCCATTATATCATTCACATTATTAATAATTGCTATTGCTTTAGATAATTGGATTACCCAAAATTGGTTTAATGGATGGGTAAGGATTGCCTGGTATGTTGCAGCGTATATTCCCGTGGGATTACCAGTTTTAAGAGATGCGTTTGATAGTATAAGAAAAAGTGATTTCTTTTCAGAATTTTTTTTGATGAGTATCGCTACGATTGGTGCGTTCGCCATTGGAGAATTTCCTGAAGGTGTAGCAGTGATGCTTTTCTATGCTGTGGGTGAAGTTTTTCAAACACTTGCAGTACAGAGAGCAAAAACTAATATAAAAACACTATTAGACCAAAGACCAGATGAAGTTACCGTTGTTAAAGATAATCAATCAACAACTGTAAAAGCGGAATCTGTAGAGATTGGCGACATAATCCAACTAAAATCTGGCGAAAAGTTGGGTTTAGACGGCGAGTTATTATCTGAAAAAGGGTCTTTTAATACAGCGGCACTCACAGGAGAAAGCAAACCAGATTCTAAAGAAAAAGGCGAAATAGTTTTAGCAGGAATGATCAATCTGAACACCGTGGTTCAGGTGAAAGTAACTACCGCATACAAGGATAGTAAACTTTCCAAAATATTAGAATTGGTGCAAAATGCAACTTCACAAAAAGCACCCACAGAATTATTTATTAGAAAATTTGCAAAAATCTACACGCCCATCGTTGTATTATTGGCAATTCTCATTACAATTATTCCATTCTTTTTCGTACAGGATTACACCTTCAGTAAGTGGTTGTATAGAGCACTTGTTTTCTTGGTAATCAGTTGTCCGTGTGCTTTGGTAATTAGTATTCCACTAGGATATTTCGGAGGAATTGGCGCTGCAAGTAAAAACGGTATTTTGTTTAAAGGCAGCAACTTTTTAGACGTTATTGCTACTATAAAGAATGTTGTGATAGATAAAACAGGCACAATGACGGAAGGTGTTTTCAAAGTTCAGGAAGTTATTATTCATCCAGATTTTGATGAAAAAACAATTTTGGCGATGGTCAACAAATTGGAAAGTCAAAGTACACATCCGGTAGCAACTGCGATTCATAATTTTGTTGGAGAATTGGATTCAAAAATAGCATTGGAGAATGTAGAAGAAATTTCAGGTCACGGTTTAAAAGCAAACGTAAACGGAAAAGAATTATTAGTCGGTAATTTCAAATTATTAGACAAATTTTCTATTAAATATGATTTAGACCCAAGTTCAATTGTTTATACTACCATCGCAATTGCGTATGATAATAAATTTGCCGGCTATTTGACCATCGCAGATTCGATAAAAGAAGATGCGCAAGAGGCGGTTACTAAACTGCATAATCTTAATGTGAAAGTAACGATGTTAAGCGGTGACAAAACCAACGTCGTAGAACTTGTTGCAAAAGAATTAGGGATTGATACGGCTTTCGGAGATCTACTGCCCGAAGATAAGGTAGAAAAATTGAAAGCAATTAAAAGCAAAGGCGAGAGTGTAGCATTTGTGGGCGATGGCGTAAATGACGCTCCGGTCGTCGCACTTTCAGACGTAGGAATTGCAATGGGTGGATTGGGAAGCGATGCTACTATTGAAACCGCGGACGTTGTAATTCAGGATGATAAGCCGAGTAAAATTGCAATGGCCATAAATATTGGAAAGCAGACAAAAAAAATCGTTTGGCAAAATATCATTCTGGCATTTGCCGTGAAAGCCGTTGTTTTAGTTTTAGGAGCAGGAGGTTTGGCAACAATGTGGGAAGCGGTTTTCGCGGATGTTGGTGTGGCATTATTGGCAATTTTAAACGCTGTAAGGATACAACGGATGAAATTTTAA
- a CDS encoding metalloregulator ArsR/SmtB family transcription factor, producing MDNNSCIRQQADIKQINRCKSRVSELNDSFDYLSNGLELAGNNVRLRILFLLYEEKRLCVCDISDILGMKISAISQHLRKLKDRKLIETEREAQTIFYSLTKEYEKMLKPFFKILDENKILETI from the coding sequence ATGGACAATAATTCTTGCATACGACAACAGGCAGACATTAAGCAAATTAACCGTTGCAAAAGCCGAGTCTCTGAGCTTAACGATTCGTTTGATTACTTATCCAACGGACTTGAATTAGCGGGAAACAATGTAAGACTGAGAATTCTCTTTCTGCTTTATGAAGAAAAACGACTTTGTGTTTGCGACATCAGCGACATTCTTGGTATGAAAATTTCGGCAATTTCTCAACACTTGCGAAAACTTAAAGACCGAAAACTAATTGAAACCGAAAGAGAAGCACAAACCATTTTTTACTCTTTGACAAAAGAATATGAAAAAATGCTAAAACCGTTTTTTAAAATACTTGACGAAAACAAAATTTTAGAAACAATATGA
- the merTP gene encoding mercuric transport protein MerTP, translating to MKTDNKLIGTGIFTAIAASLCCITPILALIAGTSGLASTFSWLEPFRPYFIGLTILVLGFAWYQKLKPKKQIDCNCDTEEKPKSIQSKMFLGIVTVFAIVMLAFPYYSSIFYPKTEKQIIVVDKSNVQKAEFTISGMTCTSCEANVNHEVNKLTGIINSTTSYDNGKTVVAFDNSKTNIAEIEKAINSTGYSVTNKKEN from the coding sequence ATGAAAACCGACAACAAACTAATCGGAACAGGAATTTTCACAGCTATTGCAGCTTCACTTTGTTGCATTACACCAATCTTGGCTCTTATTGCAGGGACAAGCGGACTTGCTTCAACCTTTTCTTGGCTCGAACCTTTCAGACCATATTTTATCGGCTTGACAATTTTAGTGCTTGGTTTTGCTTGGTATCAAAAATTGAAACCTAAAAAGCAAATTGACTGCAACTGCGACACGGAAGAAAAACCAAAAAGCATTCAGTCAAAAATGTTTTTAGGAATTGTAACGGTATTTGCAATTGTTATGCTTGCCTTTCCATATTATTCAAGCATTTTCTACCCAAAGACAGAAAAACAAATCATAGTAGTTGATAAATCCAATGTCCAAAAAGCAGAGTTTACAATTAGCGGAATGACTTGTACGAGTTGCGAAGCAAATGTAAATCACGAAGTGAATAAATTGACAGGGATAATAAATTCAACTACTTCTTACGACAACGGAAAAACAGTTGTAGCGTTTGATAATTCCAAAACCAACATTGCTGAAATTGAAAAAGCAATTAATTCAACAGGATATTCTGTAACCAACAAAAAAGAAAATTAA
- a CDS encoding GDCCVxC domain-containing (seleno)protein, which translates to MEVILQSTITCPNCGHKKEEIMPTDACQYFYECENCKQVLKPKQGDCCVYCSYGTVACPPIQQDNKCC; encoded by the coding sequence ATGGAAGTTATATTACAATCAACAATCACTTGCCCGAACTGCGGACACAAGAAAGAAGAAATAATGCCGACAGACGCTTGCCAATATTTTTACGAATGTGAGAATTGTAAACAAGTTCTTAAACCAAAACAAGGCGACTGCTGTGTATATTGCAGTTACGGAACAGTTGCTTGTCCGCCAATTCAACAAGACAACAAATGTTGCTAA
- a CDS encoding trans-aconitate 2-methyltransferase, giving the protein MNQNKQHWEKVFSTKNPNEVSWTQEYPKTSIDYLENLNLPKTTIIIDIGGGDSNFVDALLEKGYENIWVLDISATALEKAKKRLGDKAKLVHWIVSDITAFKTDIQFDFWHDRAVFHFVTDDESIQKYAHLVSQSIKENGHFLLGTFSENGPLKCSGLNIKQYDEITMKATFSKNFEAVKCFTENHTTPFNTTQNFQFCGFKKNNSNR; this is encoded by the coding sequence ATGAATCAGAATAAACAACACTGGGAAAAAGTATTTTCAACCAAAAACCCAAATGAAGTGAGCTGGACACAAGAATATCCCAAAACTTCAATAGATTATTTAGAAAATTTGAATTTGCCTAAAACTACCATTATTATTGATATTGGCGGTGGCGATAGTAATTTCGTTGATGCACTTTTAGAAAAAGGATATGAGAATATTTGGGTATTGGATATTTCTGCTACTGCATTAGAAAAAGCTAAAAAACGATTAGGGGATAAAGCAAAATTGGTACATTGGATTGTTTCGGATATTACAGCATTTAAAACCGATATACAATTTGACTTTTGGCACGATAGAGCCGTTTTTCATTTCGTAACAGATGATGAAAGTATTCAAAAATATGCACATTTAGTAAGTCAATCTATCAAAGAAAACGGTCATTTTTTATTAGGCACATTTTCAGAAAATGGACCTCTAAAATGCAGCGGATTAAATATAAAACAATACGATGAAATTACGATGAAAGCTACATTTAGCAAAAATTTTGAAGCCGTAAAATGCTTTACAGAAAATCATACAACACCTTTTAACACGACACAGAATTTTCAATTTTGCGGATTTAAAAAAAATAATAGTAATAGATGA